In Helianthus annuus cultivar XRQ/B chromosome 3, HanXRQr2.0-SUNRISE, whole genome shotgun sequence, a single window of DNA contains:
- the LOC110928012 gene encoding trypsin inhibitor 1, with product MAKLITLVVLAILAFVEVSVSGYKTSISTITIEDNGRCTKSIPPICFPDGLDNPRGCQIRIQQLNHCQMHLTSFDYKLRMAVENPKQQQHLSLCCNQLQEVEKQCQCEAIKQVVEQAQKQLQQGQGGQQQVQQMVKKAQMLPNQCNLQCSI from the coding sequence ATGGCAAAACTTATAACACTTGTTGTACTCGCTATCTTAGCATTTGTTGAGGTTTCTGTTTCTGGTTACAAAACCTCTATCTCCACCATCACCATAGAGGACAATGGCAGGTGTACTAAGTCGATTCCCCCGATTTGTTTTCCCGATGGCCTGGACAACCCCCGAGGCTGCCAGATTCGGATCCAGCAGCTGAACCACTGCCAGATGCACCTCACCTCTTTCGATTACAAGCTCAGGATGGCGGTGGAGAACCCGAAACAACAACAACACCTTAGTCTGTGCTGCAACCAGCTACAAGAAGTGGAGAAGCAATGTCAGTGTGAGGCGATCAAACAGGTGGTGGAACAAGCTCAAAAGCAGCTGCAGCAAGGTCAAGGTGGACAGCAGCAGGTGCAACAGATGGTGAAGAAGGCTCAGATGCTCCCCAACCAATGCAACTTGCAATGCTCGATCTGA
- the LOC110929748 gene encoding uncharacterized protein LOC110929748 has protein sequence MHIYCGCYSPTLTGVYIQSSIKLAAHFLYFSVFESTKMTSLLPNVHTNLVRHHSITPSQFNHTFPIGSSNTQIRKQERTLPTLIVHCNLSSPPKSKEEAIKQAKICLTSTLEKPLNNPKLTAGKLKKLKQPRFRVEIPVVDDSPNSLTQLALQVFDEMPLKRKGSKVKVLIIWPTSTLTEAANELSFESVEHVDVSSLTNVGVGDSVGRVLNSADVVVFLTPEASQVEVMETVTNGVYPKPVVMFNPRWSYDDEESNLGGFTDFLGSFEVVYSFMGLEVRGLLSKRNGVVFKCVRDGVLSGEMWSVLVEEEGELKVVSRFKTRPSIVEVENVLYNLMAINSPITKSAKFLKGLVSNVTGKKT, from the exons ATGCATATTTATTGTGGCTGTTATTCTCCCACGCTTACGGGGGTATATATCCAATCTTCAATCAAACTTGCAGCCCATTTCCTCTATTTTTctgttttcgaaagcaccaagaTGACATCTTTGCTCCCAAATGTTCATACAAATCTTGTCAGACATCACTCAATTACTCCATCACAGTTCAATCACACATTTCCCATTGGTTCATCAAACACCCAAATCCGAAAACAAGAAAGAACTCTTCCCACATTAATCGTCCACTGCAATCTCTCTTCTCCACCCAAATCCAAAGAAGAAGCCATAAAGCAAGCCAAAATCTGCCTCACATCAACCTTAGAAAAACCCCTAAACAACCCCAAACTCACTGCTGGCAAGCTCAAGAAACTAAAACAACCAAGATTCCGTGTCGAAATCCCGGTCGTTGACGACTCACCGAATTCGTTAACTCAACTTGCActccaagtgttcgatgaaatgccgcTGAAAAGAAAAGGGTCTAAAGTGAAAGTATTGATCATATGGCCTACTTCTACACTAACAGAAGCTGCTAATGAATTATCATTTGAGTCTGTTGAACATGTTGATGTTAGTTCATTAACGAATGTGGGAGTGGGAGATAGTGTGGGCAGGGTTTTGAATTCTGCTGATGTGGTGGTGTTTTTGACACCAGAAGCTTCACAAGTGGAAGTGATGGAGACGGTTACCAATGGCGTGTATCCGAAGCCCGTGGTGATGTTCAACCCCAGGTGGAGTTATGATGATGAGGAGAGTAATCTGGGTGGTTTTACGGACTTTTTGGGATCGTTTGAAGTTGTTTATTCGTTTATGGGATTAGAGGTTAGGGGACTGTTGAGTAAGAGAAATGGTGTGGTTTTTAAATGTGTTAGGGATGGGGTTTTGAGTGGTGAGATGTGGAGTGTGTTGGTTGAAGAAGAAGGGGAGTTGAAAGTGGTTTCGAGGTTTAAGACACGACCTTcgattgttgaagttgagaatGTATTGTATAATTTGATGGCTATTAATTCTCCAATTACTAAGTCTGCAAAGTTCTTGAAAGGATTGGTTTCTAATGTAACCGGAAAAAA GACCTGA
- the LOC110928013 gene encoding 2S seed storage protein-like gives MANLVLAALTMAAFLAFVSRTAYGGCIEGSPVCFPDGLDNPRGCQIPIQKLNHCQMHLASFDYKLRMAVENPKQQQHLNLCCNQLQEVEKQCQCEAIKQVVEQAQKQLQQGQGGQQQVQQMVKKAQMLPNQCNLQCSI, from the coding sequence ATGGCAAACCTTGTACTTGCTGCACTCACCATGGCGGCCTTCCTAGCATTTGTTTCCCGGACGGCCTATGGCGGTTGTATCGAGGGGTCTCCGGTTTGTTTTCCCGACGGTCTGGACAACCCCAGAGGCTGTCAGATTCCGATCCAGAAGCTGAACCACTGCCAGATGCACCTCGCCTCTTTCGATTACAAGCTCAGGATGGCGGTGGAGAACCCGAAACAACAACAACACCTTAATCTGTGCTGCAACCAGCTACAAGAAGTGGAGAAGCAGTGTCAGTGTGAGGCGATCAAACAGGTAGTGGAACAAGCTCAAAAGCAGCTGCAGCAAGGTCAAGGTGGACAACAGCAGGTGCAACAGATGGTGAAGAAGGCTCAGATGCTCCCCAACCAATGCAACTTGCAATGCTCAATCTGA